One genomic window of Arachis stenosperma cultivar V10309 chromosome 10, arast.V10309.gnm1.PFL2, whole genome shotgun sequence includes the following:
- the LOC130957466 gene encoding uncharacterized protein LOC130957466 yields the protein MWYPARGGSNRHTPTVGTVAGSSSRPAGASSSVPMYEPPIEPVTSPSFAVNLNCSGGGEVGIGDFVPTSLQCAAPAGMGDAVLGDPDEDDLEPDIIADDSGDDIGASEPAGVGGGSSSGTQQYPLHFSSLDLEAMRQEGVPGEAAGFGARDAEWTTGLTEFQVSQLFQDKDEVVLSVKTYSICREVQYKVVESDYRRYIGKYFEFRNGCTWLIRLSLRQRKGIWEVKRWVLGVQLTIPGIIAVLWTTPVRVGGQVDESQVYFHRLFWTFLPCIEAFHHCKPLVSIDSTHLYGKYGRTLLDAITQDGNSNILPVAFALVEGENAESWSIFLSHLRQHVTPQPGLLVISDRHNGIKAALEAPDGGWLPPAAYRAFCIRHVAANFGLTFKGKDASRLLVNAVYAKTEACK from the exons ATGTGGTATCCAGCTCGGGGCGGTTCCAACCGGCATACCCCCACTGTAGGCACGGTAGCCGGTTCTAGCTCTAGACCTGCTGGTGCATCTTCGTCCGTCCCTATGTATGAACCTCCGATCGAACCTGTCACCTCCCCTTCGTTTGCTGTTAATCTCAACTGTAGTGGAGGCGGCGAGGTTGGAATAGGGGATTTTGTGCCGACCTCTTTACAGTGTGCTGCACCGGCTGGTATGGGAGATGCAGTGTTGGGTGATCCAGATGAGGATGATTTGGAGCCCGATATCATTGCTGATGACAGTGGCGATGATATTGGAGCCAGTGAGCCAGCTGGGGTAGGAGGTGGTTCTAGCTCTGGCACACAGCAGTACCCTCTGCACTTTTCATCTTTGGACTTAGAGGCCATGAGGCAGGAAGGGGTTCCTGGGGAGGCTGCTGGATTTGGTGCTAGAGATGCCGAATGGACTACAGGTCTGACAGAGTTTCAGGTTAGTCAGCTGTTTCAGGATAAAGATGAGGTTGTCTTAAGTGTAAAGACGTACAGCATCTGCCGCGAGGTACAGTACAAGGTGGTGGAGTCTGACTATCGCCGGTATATTGGGAAGTATTTTGAGTTCAGAAATGGGTGCACATGGTTGATTCGGCTTAGTCTCCGACAGCGCAAGGGCATTTGGGAGGTCAAACG GTGGGTTTTAGGAGTTCAGCTGACGATACCTGGTATTATTGCAGTCCTTTGGACGACCCCTGTTCGAGTTGGGGGACAGGTGGACGAGTCACAAGTTTATTTTCACCGACTGTTCTGGACGTTTCTACCATGTATAGAGGCATTCCATCATTGTAAGCCGTTGGTCAGTATTGACAGCACCCATCTGTATGGCAAGTATGGGAGAACGTTGCTCGACGCCATTACACAAGACGGGAACTCCAACATTCTGCCTGTAGCATTTGCACTGGTTGAGGGTGAGAATGCCGAGTCCTGGTCCATCTTTCTCTCCCACCTACGTCAACACGTGACCCCACAGCCGGGTCTGCTAGTTATATCAGACAGGCATAACGGTATCAAGGCCGCGCTTGAGGCTCCGGACGGAGGATGGCTACCTCCAGCGGCCTACCGTGCATTCTGCATTCGACATGTGGCAGCAAATTTTGGTCTGACCTTCAAGGGCAAAGATGCAAGTAGGCTTCTTGTGAATGCAGTGTATGCTAAGACCGAGGCATGCAAGTGA